GCATATGCAGCACTATTCACATTGTCCGAATCATCTTCAGGAGGTGCCTCATCTAATAGGTTTTCTATCTCCGGGTCTGGTAAGTACCTCAACTCTTTATTTATAAAGCTCTGTGAATGTTTAACTAGTTCAACCCTGAGCTTTCCAAGTAATTTGGAAATTTCCGAATTGTTGTTCAAACTATAGACATCACCCTGAGTCGGAGCTTCAGTTTTTTTGATAACGTCTATCTCAATTAGCTCTTCAATGTTCCGGTGGAATGTACTCCGGGAGATATCGGCCTGGTCGCTCACCTGCGAAACCGTCAAATCTGAATATGGTCTTTGAAGGAAAACATCCAATATCTTTGCTCTCCCCTCTCTTGAGAATAAACTCACAAAGGGAGAATCCCGATCACCAACTCCCCGATCAGCAGGTGATTCTTTGTACTCCATATTGGAGACACTACGTCACCAGAGCAATAAAGCTGTTGCGTGAATAGCACAGAGTGTTGCATTGATGTGGGGCTAAAAAATATGACCCTTGCACGAGATTGGATGGATAGTGGATTTGAGTAAGCAAGAGCACGAAGCTGTGTTTAAATTTGAGGTTATAGCATATCTGCGGACGCGATATTATAACCCCTACTCGGTTGATATCCAGGAAATTTATGAGATTTATGACGGGGATATTGGAGAAAACCAAATAGAGAAAGCGATACTCAATATGGATACAAATAGTGATTGTCCACTGAGGTACAATAAATCAAACAATCGAATATCGGTGAGTAGTACAACCGAAGCGGACAACTATATTGATGAAATAAAGGATCAGATGCCCTATTATGATTAAGTTCTGATGTTAATATTTATATTTGAATCTCTCGTGCTTCTTTACTCCCAGGGGTTACACGTCGGCAAAATCAGTTTCCCGAACATGCACACGAACACCGAGCTGCTGTGTGCATATTTTGAACAGTGCTGTATACTCATTGAGATTGACGATTTTAGCCGGCGTTGCTTCTGATATAGGGTTGTTTTATGACCGGTTCCTTTAATATGAACACTCTGTGTTCACGAGCGACTATTTGCCTCTGAGAACCACCACAGCAGATTCAGCCGATCACATCAACTATACCGGCAACCAGAACAGTAACCCTTCAAAATTGGACAACACGAATTGGCCTAGAATCAACCTCCGCTCGTTGACTCTTCTAACTCGTCGGCGTCGAGTTCACCTTCCAGATACTTTTTCCCTTGCTCAGTGATCTCGTAATACCCTTCTTCAGGGCACGCTACGAGTCCATACCTCTGGAGTTCTCTCAGTCGGTCACTCACTGTAACGCGATGTTTGTCGATGTTCTTCGCAATTGCAGTTGGACCAAGCAGTAACCCGGTGTCGAGAATCTCTAACACTCTGTCGTCAGTCGGATTCTGCATCCAACCTCCGGGCTTTCTCATTAGTTCGAACTCGCAGAACCAGTGCTTACATCCATCGAAATACCAGAATTTGGTTGCTATATCGGAATCTATCTATTACGATATCGTAGCTACATTTATTACAATGGAGTCTAGAATGATTGTCTAACGGGAGATTCCGTACGTCCAACTATTCGTTGGGAAGTGCGGCAAAATGCGAGTCGGTGGTAGTGACACCGGCCCGCAGCGGCTCCCGTAATCACGGTACGGAAGCCATGTCCGACAAGCATCCACGGGGCCTTGAAGGTCCCGACCGACCAGACGCATCACTCGAGTACCCACCTCATTCCAGCCCCTCGCCAGCGGGTGATCGTCATGCCTAGGGTCGCCCCCGAGGTGACTGCCGCCGACCGCACTGCGACCGCGACCGCGATCGGCGTCGACCTCGGTGAGTACAACCTCTACACCGCCTGCCCGGCCACGATGCCGGACTGGAAGGGAGCCTACGCAATCTGCGGCGACGACCTTTGCACCCGCCTGGACGAGCTCCGCGCACAGGTCGCCCACCTGCTCGGTAGCGAGTACGACCGCGAGACGATCACCGCGTACGTCGAGCAACGCCGCACCGCGCTTCTCGAGCGTCTCGACGACGCCGCGCGAACCATCTGCGACTACGCGAGCGCGTACGACCGGCCCGTGCTGGTCACCGAGAACAGCCACTTCGAGCCCGATCTCTGGGCGTGGCTGACCGATCCCAACGCCCACCGCGGGACGGCGTGGCTCCTCCCGGCGGCGCAGCTCCGACTCCGAGCCGTCGCCGCCGTGTACGCCATCGAGGTGACGACCGTGCCGGTGTCCTACTCCTCGCAGGAGTGTCACGCCTGCGGCGTCATCGGCGAGCGCGCCCAGAGTCCCTCGTTTCGCTGCACGAATCCTGACTGTGCCGTCGGCGTCGTCTCCGCGGATCACAACGCCGCGAAGGTCCTCGCACAGCGGTACTATCCCGGCCAGCGCTGTGCCTACCAGCCGTCGAACTCAGACACGGCAGCCACAGACACTGCTCCAGCGCCCGTCCCCGACGGTGGTTCACCACAGTAGAACGCCTGCCCCACCGTCACCGAGTGCCGACGATCGAACTGGGCCACTGCCACGACTCACGCCCAAATCGCGTACACGTAGATCGGTTATCGTTCGCGCTGCGCCGTCGAGGCCAGCGGCCCCACGGTCTCCCACGGCACGCCCGCTGTCTCGCCTTCCAACTGCCCACCGACACACCCCACGATACATCCACGATCACGATGAGCACCAACTCCGAGCACGCGACCGCCACTGACACAGACACCGGTACCGACACCAATACCAGCACCGTCACCGGCACTGACACAGACGCAAAAACCGCCACCTGCACCAACACCAGCACCGACACCAACACCACCCCAGACGAACCGACCACCCACTCACTCGCCACCGAACTCGAGTCCCTCCGAAATCGACTCGAGACACTCGAGTCCACCCTCGAACAGAAAACTGCCCGGATCGAGCACCTCGAGCAGGAACTCGACCGCACCCGGGCGGAAAACGAACGCCTCGAGAGCCGCGTGACCGAACTCGAGGAGACGCGAGCCCCCAACGAGGCGATCGAGGCACGACTGGACGCCCACGAAAAGAAACTCGCGGCGAACAAAGCGCGCGTCAGCGAACTCCAGGCGCGCGAACTCGAGAAGGGTGCCCACCTGCTCGAATCCCACGTCGATCCCAGTACAATCGACGTCACCGATGGTCGCCTCGAGCGGATCACCAAGGACGACGGCGCGCAGTACGTCCGCCTGCCTGAGAGCGATGACCCACTCGAGCGCGGTGGCGACGTCGCCGTTGCCCACGGCGATCTGCTCCCGGTGCAGCAACTCGCGAGGATGGACGACGAGATGCGTCGTGCGACGACGTCTGCCCTCCCCGTCCGACTCGCGGCGCACCTCTGGAAGGCTCGCACTGATCCGAGCGTCGGCGATAACCCGTGGAAACAGGGGTGCAAGAACGTCCGCGAGTACGTCACGGCGAGCGACATGAAACACTGGATCCGCAGACAGGAATCGGGGATCAGCGACACATACGCGAAAAAACTCGTCTCGCGAACGATCGACGCACTCCTCGATCTCTCGCGGAATCGGCTGGCGATCAGGCGCACCAGCCAGCGAAAGAACGGACTCGAGTACACCGAGCGTCGCGTTCTGCTGCCGGCGGATGCGGCGATTCCAGGTGAACGGCTGTGACGATTGGGATGCCGCGATGACACGTGGCCGCAACGATCGAGAGAGCCCAATAGCACGTGGCTGTGACGACCGGTACGGCCCGGTGACGCGTGGCTGTGACGATCGGAATTGCCCGGTGACACGCGTCTGTGACGACCGGTACGGCCCGGTGACACGTGGCGTCGATGGCTGAGACTGTCGGCGGCAGGCACACGCTACCCTGAGAAGGGATTCGACTCTCCAGACGGGACAGGAATCCAGCGCGATGCGGCTGTCAGTGCGTCCGGCTACTCGTGAGTCTGTCACTCGATCGGTCGTCGACGGTCCGCACCGAGCGACGGTTCGAGAGCGGCCACTGAAGACGTCAGGTGTCTCCGGGAACTGCTGTGTTGTAACGCGCTCTTGTTGAACTCTGTCGGTACAGCGGAGAGTTACTTCCTTCTAACCGACCCATGGAATTCAGCAGATATACAGTACAGCGACAGCGTGTGTCAGGTATGGCTGCGCAACGAGATCGGGGACAGGGACGGGAACGAGAACGAACCGTATTGCTGTCGAACCCACCGGTAAAGAACGCTCTCGTCATCTTCGGTCTGCTCGCCGGTTCGACGTTCGTCGGGGTCTGGGCTGCGGTCGAGGTAACGAATAGTCTCGGTACAGCAGCGACGTGGCTCTGGCTCGGCATCGGACTGTCTGTGGTCTACCTTCTCAACGATATTGCGAACGGCGTGAAGGACCTCGTCGACTGACGCCAGTGATCGTGTGGCTCCCATCCAGCCGTTTTCGTCCGCTCCCGACCCTACTCAGGACGTTTCTACTGCAACTCCGGCTGCTCGCTGGGGTTCCAGAGGGGTGGTGGAGAGGGAGAGAGAACGGAGCGGTGAGGTGATCGATCAGTACGCACCAGGTCGTGGAAATCCTGGGTGGCGTCCGATCTGCAGACCCCAGAACGACATCGACCGGGCAAGTCTCTGTCGCGGTGGGGTCGGCTGGGGCATCCAGCACCGTCGACTAACCGTTCGGTCAATATAGTTTTGTTGCAATCTGCCGAATCTGTTGCTTGTGTCGCACCGAACCCGCAACCGAGACGCAATGGTGAGCAATACACACTTTGACCTGACCGCTCTCTGGTGGTACTGACGATGACCGCAATCGCTGTCGACGGGCTGACGAAGGAGTTCGGCGACGTCATCGCCGTCAACGAGTTGTCCGTCACGGTCGACTCAGGGGACCTCTTTGGCCTCCCCGGTCCCAACGGCGCGGGAAAGTCGACGCTGATCACAATGCTCTCACCCTCTTGCGCCCGACCGCGGGAACGGCGACAGTCAACGGTCACGATATCCGTGACGAACTCGTCGAGCACTACTCCGGCGGCATGGAACGTCGTCTCGAGATCGACTCGCTCTCGATGCCGCTTTTGTTCCTCGTCTTCCTCGACTTCCTCGACTTCCCCGACTTCCCCGACTTCCTCGACTTCCTCGACTTACCGTCAACGCTACCGCCGTGGCCACGACGGCTCACGCTGTCGCTGCTCTCGAATCGACTTCAACTCGGCCGTCAGATTCCCGTAGTGGTCGATCAGATCCTGCGTCGTGATGATCCCTTTCACCTCGAGGTCGTCGACAACGACGAGTTTCTTGATCCGCTCATCTTGCAGTCGTTTGACGGCCAACCGGGTCGACTGGCCCGGTTCGATCGTCACGAGCGGGTGACTCGCAACACGACCCGTCGGAATCTCGTCTATCGGCCGTCCCGAGTGATACACTGCCGAGACGACGTCTGACTCCGTAACGATCCCGTACGGCGTCTGCTCGCTGGTGACGACGACACTGCCGATCTCCCGCCCGAGCATCTGGCGCGCGACGGACTCGAGTGTCGTCGTTCGCTCGACTGCGACGACATCGGTCGTCATAATATCTCCAACACGTGCGCACATGTGTGTTGGACAGGGCTTCGACTGGTCGGTTCCTAACTGTTGTTGCCGTGAAGGCGGTCGGTGTGTTTGTGGCGTTCGCTGGCAACTGTTCCGTTCCGTGCGAGCAGATCTTGTGCCGAATGTTCCGGTTACACAGCTGTTACCGGACGTATTTGTGGGGATGGAACGAATGAGTGCATACCGGATACCGGATACCGGATACCGGATTGCTGTCTGCGCGATGGGTGCCTGTAGTGGCGTACGCTGGCCGACATTTCTCGTGGTGCCCCGGAGTGTCGATTCCGTCACGTGGCTACAGTTCCGATTCAGTTGCAGTCCCAATCCGTTACCCACTTCCAATCCACTTTCCATGACCTCACATTTGAATTCGAACTCGAACTCGAACACAAACCCGAACTCGTACACACTCCCCAAAACGACCAGCCTCGGCCGCATCGCACTCCAGGGTTCCGATCTGCCGGAACTGGCTTCGTTCTACCAGGCGGTCGTCGGTCTCACAGTCCTCGACCAGACGGCTGACTCCGCGGTTCTCGGCGTCGAGGAGACGCCACTGCTCGTTCTCGAACAGGACGAGTCCGCATCCGAACGCGGGCGGGCGAACGCCGGCCTCTTCCATACCGCCTTCAGGGTCCCCTCACGCGCCGCACTTGGCGATGCAGTAGAACGGATTCGAACGAACTGGCAACTTACAGGCGCATCCGACCACGGCGTTAGTGAAGCGCTCTACCTGACCGACCCGGAGGGTAACGGGATCGAAATCTATCGGGACTTTCCGCGCGAGGAGTGGCCGAGAGCCGCTGATGGTGTGGTTCAGATGACCACCCGCCCGCTCGACCTCGGTCCGCTCGAAGCGGCGGCACCGGGTGCCGATTCGGTCCCCAAGGGAACGGACCTCGGTCACGTCCACCTCGAAGTCACGTCACTGGAGACGTTTGCGGACTCCTACGTCGACACGCTCGGATTCACGCGCCAGACCACGGTTCCGGACGCCACGTTCGTTTCCGCCGGTGGCTATCACCACCATCTCGGCGCAAACACCTGGAACAACCGAACGGAACCTCACTCCCGTTCCGAGCGTGGACTGCGCTGGTTCGAGGTCCTCGTTCCAGACGAGCGGACACTCGAGACGGTTTCCGATCGCGTGTCACAGCGCCAGGGTACGTCTACGTCCACGCCCACGGCTACGGCCACGCTCACAGAACTCGATGATGGCATCGCCGTGACAGACCCCGACGGCATCGAAATCCGATTCCGAGTCGCCTCCTGAACCGGGTTCGTCGCCACACCCTCGAGTCTCACTCGTCTTTCACTACCGAACACACTCTACGCGCGCTCGCTACGTGGATCACTGGTAACGGTCACTGCAATCGTCCTTACTACCTGAATCCCTCGGTTGCCTGCTGCCGGCGCTACCAGTCTGTACTACGGTACTGTTCACTCAGGAGAACCGTTGGACTGCTACTCGAGTTCGACGCGCCCACTCGAGTGGACGGTCACTGTGTAGTCCCGGTATGGAAACGAGACGTGGCCGTGACGCGAGTGTGTGGATAGATCGTCGAACAGGCGATTCAGTGCAGTGGGATCAACGACGTTGTAGAGGGGTGGTTTGACCTCCGTTGGGTCGATCCCATCTGCTTCGGCAACTGTTTCGACGACGCGGTGACTTACCTGTTCGCTTGCGAGAGTTTGGTGTGACATTGTGTGGGTTGTGTTCGGTGGGCGTGTTCGGCGAGTGTGTACGGCGGGCGTGTGCGGGATTGTATTCTGTGTGTACGGTGGTGTGGGGGTGTATTCGGTGGCTGTCTGCTCGGTATCTGGGGTATGTCCGGTAGGTGTACGGGCGTGTGCTCGGCAATCGATCGGCTCCGGCGACCGTACTCGATGCGCTACCAGACTTAGACCCCTAGACCAGCAGTTGGATATCCGACTCGGCCATATGCTGGATGGCGGTCGCCGCACCGACTCCCGTCGTAACGCCGTCGTAGAAGTCGTCTTCGTCGTAGTCCATCAACTCGATGGTCATCTGGCAGGCCTGCAGATCGACGCCGCTCTCGAGTGAGAGGTCGATGAGTTCCTCGATCGTCGCCGTGCCGTTCTCGTCGATCTTCTTTTGCATCATGCGCGTGGCCATCGCGTCCATTCCTGGGAGGGCGGCAAGCGCGTTCGGCATCGGCATGTTTGGATTGCCGACGGCGCTCAGTTTGAGATCCGTCGAGTTCTCCTCGTGGAGGATGTCGAGCCCCCAGAAGGTGTGGAAGACGACGACGTCCCAGCCGAAGGCCGCAGCCGTACTCGCGAGGATCAGCGGCGGGTACGCCATGTCGAAACTCCCCTGGGTGGCGATGATCGTCATCTTCTGGTTTCCATCGTCGTCCAGGTCGGCAACCGACTCCTCGAGTTCGTCGACGCGCTCGCGGAGTGCCTGTAGTTCGGCGGCGTCGAACTCGGGTGCACCCTCGCTGTCGTCGGCCGACGTCGTGTGTGTATCCGTGCTCATGTTAGTCCGTCTTCTCGACGTAGTGGGTGTAGAGATCGTCGTCTTCGACCTGCTCGAGGAGGTCGACCCCATCGGTGCCGTCGGCCCAGCCCTGGAGGTCACTCATGCTGCCCGAGTCGGTCGAGACGACTTCGAGCACCTCGCCCGCACTCAGGTCGTCGATCGCCTGTTTCGTCTTGACGATCGGCATTGGGCAGGACTGTCCTTTCACGTCGAGCGTCTCCGCGATATCGTATTCTGAACTCATAGTTTATGTCTGCTCTGTATTGGAGCTATCATACAATATTGGGGCGACCAATAAAAGAATGTCGATTATTGCACTGTATGCGAACACCCAATGCTCGGCGGACGTTCCTAAAACATCTCCTAGTACGCGTAAACAAACCTATATCGCTGTATATCGCCTACAAACTGTCCAATCTGTATTGTACAAATAGGGAAATACCATACAAACCCTTAAGTGGTCGTAGCCAGTACTGGGTAGTGTACAACATGGACGACATGGACTTTCCAACCCCGGATGTCGAAATCGAATCTGTGGCGCCGGCCGAGCTGAAAGCGCGTATCGACGCGAACGAGGACGTTACGCTCCTCGATGCTCGAATGGAGTCAGATTACGACGAGTGGAAGATTGACGACGAGAACGTCGAGTCGATCAACGTCCCGTACTTCAACTTCCTCGACGAGGAGCTCGACGACGATATTCTCGCACAGATTCCGGACGACCAAGAAGTCACGGTCCTCTGTGCGAAAGGCGGCGCCAGCGAGTTCGTCGCCGGCTCGCTCAAAGAACATGGCTACGACGTGAACCACCTCGAAGATGGGATGAACGGCTGGGCGCGCATCTACGAGGCCGTCGAGGTCGAGGACTACGACGGCGCGGGCTCGCTCCTTCAGTACCAGCGCCCGTCTTCGGGTTGCCTCGGGTACTTCGTCCACGATGGCGACGAGGCAGCCGTCATCGACCCACTGCGTGCGTTCACTGACCGCTATCTCGCGGACGCCGACGAACTCGGCGTCGACCTGAAATACGCGATCGACACGCACATTCACGCGGACCACATCTCGGGTGTTCGAACCCTCGCCGAGGACGGCGTCGAAGGCGTCATCCCTTCGGCCGCAGTCGACCGCGGCGTCACTTACGCCGACGATGTAACGGTGGCCGACGACGGCGACGAGTTCCAGGTCGGTGACGCCACCATCGAGACCGTCTACACGCCCGGCCACACGTCCGGGATGACGTCGTACCTGATCGACGGCGAACTGCTCGCGACCGGCGACGGGCTGTTCATCGAGAGCGTCGCCCGCCCCGACCTGGAAGAGGGTGACGAGGGCGCTGAAGACGCTGCGAAACAGCTCTACGAATCCCTGCAGGAGCGCGTACTCTCGCTCCCAGACGACACCCTGATCGGCGGTGCCCACTTTAGCGACTCGGCCGTGCCCGCCGACGACGACACCTACACCGCACCGATCGGCCAACTCGAGTCGGACATGGCTGCCCTGACGATGGACGAAGCCGACTTCGTCGAGTTGATCCTCTCGGACATGCCGCCGCGTCCGGCCAACTACGAGGACATCATCGCGACGAACCTCGGCCAGCAGGCTGCTGACGACGAGGAAGCGTTCGAACTCGAGCTTGGTCCGAACAACTGCGCCGCCAGCCAGGAGTCGCTGGCTGGTGACTAACTCCCTCATCTACCAGTCGAATGGCAACTGAACTCTTCGCACCCGCGCTGTATGAGTCGCTGTTTCCCGCTGGTATCAGCCGGTACGCCATCGGCGGACTACTCGTCGGGCTTGGTGCCGTCGTTATCTACCTCGGGACCGGGATTCCAGCCGGTGCGAGTACGTTTCTCGAGTCGACGCTGTCGTACGTTTCGGACCAGTCGCGGTTCCAGCAGTACGTCAGTTCCCGTGACTGGCGCGTCGTCTTCACCCTCGGGATCGTTGCCGGCGCGTTCGTCTACGCGCTGACGTTCCAGTCGGGACTGGTTTCGAGCGGGCTCTACGAATCGGGGACGACCGGCCAACTGTACGACCTCGGTGGGATTACGCTCTGGCTGACTGACGTTCAGCCGTGGCGGCTGTTCCTCGGGGGGATCCTCGTCGGGATCGGCACTCGGATCGGCAAGGGCTGTACGTCGGGACACGGCGTCTGTGGCGTCGGCTCGGCATCGAAGACGTCGATCGTCGGCGTGATCACGTTCCTGATCGTCGCGATCGGGACAGCCCAGGTCGTGATGGCACTGGGGGTGACACCATAGTATGAGTCAGCAAAGACACCCCCTGTTCATGCCGCTGATCTTCGTCGGCGGTCTGATCTTCGGCTTCGGTCTCGGCTTTAGCCACATGGCCCGCCCGGAAGTCGTCCTGAACTTCCTGCAGTTCGAGGACTTCGGGCTGCTGTTCGTCATGGGTGGTGCAGCGGTCGTCACCGGCATTGCGTTCGCGCTGGTGCCCCGACTATTCGACCGCGCACCGCTGACGGGCGACACCTACGGCCGACGGCTGAAGTCGTTCGATCGCAACGTCCTGATCGGCGGCGCAATCTTCGGCGTCGGCTGGGGCCTGTCGGGAATCTGTCCCGGTGCAGCCTACGCCAGCCTCGGCGTCGGAAACGTCACGATCCTGTGGGCACTCGCCGGCATGTTCGTCGGCGCGTACCTCCAGGGTGTCTGGCGCAGTCAACGCGCAGCGTCCTCGGCTACGGCGACTGGCGCTGACTAACCCGCTTTTATCCGCTCACTACGGTTCGGACACCATACTCCAACACTACTGATGGAACCCACACCGATACTGCTGTTCGCGCTCGCCGCGCTCTCGAGCCTGTTTCTGGTATCGTATCGCAGCAATGGACTGATTCTGCAGTGGTGGCCCCTGCTCACCGAGACGGACTCGAGTCCGGGCACAGAGTGTGTTCCTTGCCCTCTGTACGCGTCCACTCACGACCAGACGTTCAATTCTCGAACTTTCTAGCGTATACGGACTCTATAGTAACACCTGCAACTAGTCACACACTGATCGCGGAGCAGGCTGGCGAGCAGGTGTGCAGTGACTTGCAGTGGCTACTATAGCAGGTCTTGTCGGAGTCTGACTCGAACTGGCGGGTACTGTTTGAGGGCTGTCTGAGGGCTGTCTGACCTGATCTCGGTATCGTGAGTTGGACTCGAGAATCGGGACTCGAGAATCGACATCATGGACGACGGAATTGCCGCTTGATGGTACTGGCATAAACGCTTATTCTGGGCTAAATATAAGAGCCCGTATGGGCAGCCTCTCCAGTTCCGTCTCGGACGTCGCGGGACGATCTGTGGCGCTGACGGAACGGCTGGAGCTTCGCCGACAGGCGGTGTTCGTCGTCCTCACGTTTTTCGGGATGATCGGCGGACTTCTCGGGAGCTGGTTCGGTGCGCCACCGTGGTTTGTCTGGGGCTGTTACGGAGTTGCCTACGTCTTCGGCGGCTGGTACGGGCTCAAAGAGAGCATTGCGGCACTGCGAGAGCCCGCCGTGGAGATCGATCTGCTCATGATCATCGCCGCGCTCGGTGCGCTCTATATCGGTGCGCCGTTCGAGGGCGCAATGTTGCTCTTCCTGTTCTCGTTGTCAGGTGTACTCGAGGACTATGCGATTGGCCGGTCGCGAACCG
This genomic stretch from Natrialba magadii ATCC 43099 harbors:
- a CDS encoding winged helix-turn-helix domain-containing protein — protein: MEYKESPADRGVGDRDSPFVSLFSREGRAKILDVFLQRPYSDLTVSQVSDQADISRSTFHRNIEELIEIDVIKKTEAPTQGDVYSLNNNSEISKLLGKLRVELVKHSQSFINKELRYLPDPEIENLLDEAPPEDDSDNVNSAAYAPTNTEVTP
- a CDS encoding IclR family transcriptional regulator; this encodes MRKPGGWMQNPTDDRVLEILDTGLLLGPTAIAKNIDKHRVTVSDRLRELQRYGLVACPEEGYYEITEQGKKYLEGELDADELEESTSGG
- a CDS encoding zinc ribbon domain-containing protein, producing MPRVAPEVTAADRTATATAIGVDLGEYNLYTACPATMPDWKGAYAICGDDLCTRLDELRAQVAHLLGSEYDRETITAYVEQRRTALLERLDDAARTICDYASAYDRPVLVTENSHFEPDLWAWLTDPNAHRGTAWLLPAAQLRLRAVAAVYAIEVTTVPVSYSSQECHACGVIGERAQSPSFRCTNPDCAVGVVSADHNAAKVLAQRYYPGQRCAYQPSNSDTAATDTAPAPVPDGGSPQ
- a CDS encoding CBS domain-containing protein, with translation MTTDVVAVERTTTLESVARQMLGREIGSVVVTSEQTPYGIVTESDVVSAVYHSGRPIDEIPTGRVASHPLVTIEPGQSTRLAVKRLQDERIKKLVVVDDLEVKGIITTQDLIDHYGNLTAELKSIREQRQREPSWPRR
- a CDS encoding VOC family protein, producing MTSHLNSNSNSNTNPNSYTLPKTTSLGRIALQGSDLPELASFYQAVVGLTVLDQTADSAVLGVEETPLLVLEQDESASERGRANAGLFHTAFRVPSRAALGDAVERIRTNWQLTGASDHGVSEALYLTDPEGNGIEIYRDFPREEWPRAADGVVQMTTRPLDLGPLEAAAPGADSVPKGTDLGHVHLEVTSLETFADSYVDTLGFTRQTTVPDATFVSAGGYHHHLGANTWNNRTEPHSRSERGLRWFEVLVPDERTLETVSDRVSQRQGTSTSTPTATATLTELDDGIAVTDPDGIEIRFRVAS
- a CDS encoding HalOD1 output domain-containing protein, translated to MSHQTLASEQVSHRVVETVAEADGIDPTEVKPPLYNVVDPTALNRLFDDLSTHSRHGHVSFPYRDYTVTVHSSGRVELE
- a CDS encoding DsrE/DsrF/DrsH-like family protein, which codes for MSTDTHTTSADDSEGAPEFDAAELQALRERVDELEESVADLDDDGNQKMTIIATQGSFDMAYPPLILASTAAAFGWDVVVFHTFWGLDILHEENSTDLKLSAVGNPNMPMPNALAALPGMDAMATRMMQKKIDENGTATIEELIDLSLESGVDLQACQMTIELMDYDEDDFYDGVTTGVGAATAIQHMAESDIQLLV
- a CDS encoding sulfurtransferase TusA family protein, with the translated sequence MSSEYDIAETLDVKGQSCPMPIVKTKQAIDDLSAGEVLEVVSTDSGSMSDLQGWADGTDGVDLLEQVEDDDLYTHYVEKTD
- a CDS encoding MBL fold metallo-hydrolase translates to MDDMDFPTPDVEIESVAPAELKARIDANEDVTLLDARMESDYDEWKIDDENVESINVPYFNFLDEELDDDILAQIPDDQEVTVLCAKGGASEFVAGSLKEHGYDVNHLEDGMNGWARIYEAVEVEDYDGAGSLLQYQRPSSGCLGYFVHDGDEAAVIDPLRAFTDRYLADADELGVDLKYAIDTHIHADHISGVRTLAEDGVEGVIPSAAVDRGVTYADDVTVADDGDEFQVGDATIETVYTPGHTSGMTSYLIDGELLATGDGLFIESVARPDLEEGDEGAEDAAKQLYESLQERVLSLPDDTLIGGAHFSDSAVPADDDTYTAPIGQLESDMAALTMDEADFVELILSDMPPRPANYEDIIATNLGQQAADDEEAFELELGPNNCAASQESLAGD
- a CDS encoding YeeE/YedE family protein, giving the protein MATELFAPALYESLFPAGISRYAIGGLLVGLGAVVIYLGTGIPAGASTFLESTLSYVSDQSRFQQYVSSRDWRVVFTLGIVAGAFVYALTFQSGLVSSGLYESGTTGQLYDLGGITLWLTDVQPWRLFLGGILVGIGTRIGKGCTSGHGVCGVGSASKTSIVGVITFLIVAIGTAQVVMALGVTP
- a CDS encoding YeeE/YedE family protein; translation: MSQQRHPLFMPLIFVGGLIFGFGLGFSHMARPEVVLNFLQFEDFGLLFVMGGAAVVTGIAFALVPRLFDRAPLTGDTYGRRLKSFDRNVLIGGAIFGVGWGLSGICPGAAYASLGVGNVTILWALAGMFVGAYLQGVWRSQRAASSATATGAD